A window of the Paenibacillus sp. genome harbors these coding sequences:
- a CDS encoding hydrolase/acyltransferase, which translates to MRYHILLHEGRLEFVEMPASHAYQLTALHQRLHKEIGKLTAENVPGLPHAVAECDELEIVDKGYAVTSGLAYMNQLENAFASVEEKSYPLVSLLTEIRALQAQLEQWYEEEYE; encoded by the coding sequence ATGCGTTATCACATTTTGCTGCACGAAGGCCGGCTCGAATTCGTCGAAATGCCCGCTTCCCACGCATACCAGCTGACCGCGCTCCATCAGCGGCTGCACAAAGAAATCGGCAAATTGACGGCCGAGAACGTGCCGGGGCTGCCTCACGCGGTCGCCGAATGCGACGAACTCGAAATCGTCGACAAAGGGTATGCCGTGACGAGCGGTTTGGCATACATGAACCAACTGGAGAATGCGTTCGCTTCCGTCGAGGAGAAGAGCTATCCGCTCGTCTCCCTGCTGACCGAGATTCGCGCCCTGCAGGCGCAGCTCGAGCAGTGGTACGAAGAGGAGTACGAATAA
- a CDS encoding prenyltransferase/squalene oxidase repeat-containing protein — MTQTLEHLLADGDRLFQGFFEWLDGQYDEESGGFYYARSSKRSGRFTPDIESTAQALNIMDRCDLLERWSERRKQAAVRFFQERQDAATGFFYDADPNMRLDGVMVGRALGYSLNALRRFGAAPLHPLPRQSEATPEYMASVAAYGDWLRSISLSNSWRGCDLLSSSAAHLLALTPAEREPYVNEAFAYLASIQHPDSGLWGEGSRYVQISGTFKLHLFYQRFEVPIPRQDAIYRSLLETLREDEAFDMCYVRNPISLLMSMRPSISAAEMLEIAEVTLANMAKLKRDDGGFSREIDHSPPAPNVAQVKPGETYPDMPAPVLIGLGEVEGDMNAGTQAILIRHALRELAGLPADPLPVAEHLFRDRPVAAE; from the coding sequence ATGACACAAACATTAGAGCATTTGCTCGCGGACGGGGACCGGCTGTTTCAAGGCTTCTTCGAATGGTTGGATGGACAATACGACGAGGAGAGCGGCGGTTTTTATTACGCGCGCAGCTCGAAGCGGTCCGGCCGGTTTACGCCGGATATCGAATCGACGGCGCAGGCGCTCAACATTATGGACCGATGCGATCTGCTCGAGCGGTGGAGCGAACGCCGCAAGCAGGCGGCGGTCCGCTTCTTTCAGGAGCGGCAGGACGCGGCGACCGGGTTTTTCTACGACGCGGACCCGAATATGCGGCTCGACGGCGTCATGGTCGGCCGGGCGCTCGGCTACAGCTTGAACGCGCTGCGCCGGTTCGGCGCGGCGCCGCTGCACCCGCTGCCGCGTCAGAGCGAGGCGACGCCGGAGTACATGGCGTCCGTCGCCGCCTACGGCGACTGGCTGCGCTCGATCAGCCTGTCCAACAGCTGGCGCGGCTGCGACCTGCTGTCCAGCTCGGCGGCGCATCTGCTGGCGCTGACGCCGGCGGAGCGGGAGCCGTACGTGAACGAGGCGTTCGCGTATTTGGCGTCGATTCAGCATCCGGACAGCGGCTTATGGGGCGAAGGCTCGCGGTACGTGCAAATTTCGGGCACGTTCAAGCTGCACCTGTTCTATCAGCGGTTCGAGGTGCCGATCCCGCGTCAAGACGCGATTTATCGCTCGCTCTTGGAGACGCTGCGAGAGGACGAAGCGTTCGACATGTGCTACGTGCGCAATCCGATCAGCCTGCTCATGTCGATGCGCCCTAGCATCTCCGCCGCGGAAATGCTGGAGATCGCCGAAGTGACGCTCGCGAACATGGCGAAGCTGAAGCGCGACGACGGCGGCTTCTCGCGCGAGATCGATCACTCGCCCCCGGCGCCGAACGTGGCGCAGGTGAAGCCCGGCGAGACGTATCCCGATATGCCGGCGCCCGTCTTGATCGGCCTCGGCGAAGTCGAAGGGGATATGAACGCCGGCACGCAGGCGATCCTCATTCGACATGCGCTGCGCGAGCTCGCCGGTCTGCCGGCCGACCCGCTGCCGGTCGCGGAGCATCTGTTCCGAGATCGGCCGGTCGCCGCCGAATGA
- the cmpA gene encoding cortex morphogenetic protein CmpA, whose translation MPQWLLNQLMRAYRKKDRRQIRLLNDCWFFYRTKEEHMK comes from the coding sequence TTGCCGCAATGGCTTCTCAATCAACTGATGCGCGCATACCGAAAAAAAGACCGGCGGCAAATACGGTTGTTGAACGACTGCTGGTTTTTTTACCGGACAAAAGAAGAACATATGAAATAA
- a CDS encoding MFS transporter has protein sequence MSGANGAMSKPPARTSGKLSAEAKITLFNHGIYQFGTALSAILVNLYLWRLTNDLWINGAFNFIMLCAAPLSSIVIGKIAKQKDRLFAYRAGIFSTALFYLLIVIAQERMVDFYIFFAVLKGVSNSLYWLGHFTMITDVTDDANRHRYLGVNLMITNAAMLAGPAAAGVINDLAGGMAGYTYVYALAFLMFAYASVNSLKMKPKATHHKTYYLKYAFALMRKRPDFTRSLWGWFLFGLPQGVLAYIPAILLFQAVPKESFVNYMNVLFLSVTIVSGYWLARKGRSEKNGAYLTYSAWGFIAGAALLFFGVNVWTVVAFMILFSFVKPLQNNAYTAHYYKLSGELPLKAHFRVEAVVLREVFTNAGRAAGVVALMVTNLYAEGEALTWVLSAVAILQLFIARLASPMTAERAEGRKVKGGVVSNEQA, from the coding sequence ATGAGCGGAGCGAACGGCGCGATGTCGAAGCCGCCGGCGCGCACCTCCGGGAAGCTGTCGGCGGAGGCGAAGATTACGCTCTTCAATCACGGCATTTACCAGTTCGGCACCGCGCTGTCGGCGATCCTCGTCAACTTGTATTTATGGCGGCTCACGAACGATTTATGGATTAACGGCGCCTTCAATTTCATCATGCTGTGCGCCGCGCCGCTCTCGAGCATCGTCATCGGCAAAATCGCCAAACAGAAAGACCGCCTGTTCGCGTACCGGGCGGGCATTTTTTCGACGGCGCTCTTTTATTTATTGATCGTGATCGCCCAGGAGCGGATGGTGGATTTTTACATCTTCTTCGCGGTGCTGAAGGGCGTGTCGAATTCGCTCTACTGGCTCGGCCATTTTACGATGATTACCGATGTCACGGACGACGCGAACCGTCACCGATACCTGGGCGTCAACTTGATGATTACGAACGCGGCGATGCTGGCGGGCCCGGCGGCGGCGGGGGTAATTAACGATTTGGCAGGCGGCATGGCCGGCTACACGTATGTGTACGCGCTCGCGTTCCTCATGTTCGCGTACGCTTCGGTCAACAGCCTGAAGATGAAGCCGAAGGCGACGCATCACAAGACGTACTATCTCAAATACGCGTTTGCACTGATGCGCAAGCGCCCCGATTTCACCCGGTCGCTGTGGGGCTGGTTTTTGTTCGGGCTGCCGCAAGGGGTGCTCGCCTACATACCGGCCATTTTGCTGTTCCAGGCGGTGCCGAAGGAATCGTTCGTCAATTATATGAACGTGCTATTTTTGAGCGTGACGATTGTTTCGGGGTACTGGCTGGCGAGGAAGGGGCGATCCGAAAAAAACGGCGCGTATTTAACATATTCGGCGTGGGGGTTTATCGCCGGCGCCGCGCTGCTGTTTTTCGGCGTCAATGTGTGGACGGTCGTTGCGTTCATGATTTTGTTCTCCTTCGTCAAGCCGCTGCAAAACAACGCGTACACCGCTCACTACTATAAGTTAAGCGGCGAGCTGCCGCTCAAAGCGCATTTTCGCGTCGAGGCGGTCGTGCTGCGCGAAGTGTTTACGAACGCCGGGCGCGCCGCGGGCGTCGTCGCGCTGATGGTCACGAACTTGTACGCCGAAGGCGAGGCGCTGACATGGGTGCTGTCCGCGGTCGCGATTTTGCAGTTGTTCATTGCGCGCCTTGCGTCGCCGATGACGGCGGAGCGGGCCGAGGGTAGAAAGGTCAAAGGAGGGGTGGTTTCCAATGAGCAGGCATGA
- a CDS encoding carbohydrate ABC transporter permease: MVQDKTFGSRLFDAVNYTLLALVALVTILPFIHVIAGSFTTAGELAQKQFVLIPTIWSLNAYKFIFSTNTLFKALGVSIGVTALGTLFSMFLTALMAYGLSRRDLDGRNAIMFLVVFTMLFSGGMIPTFLVVKSMGLIDTYAALVIPTAINAFNLIIMRNFFQNLPEGLEESAKIDGCGDWGILFRIVIPLSMPAIATISLFYAVTYWNTYLQAILYLNDAAKWPIQVILRQIVILASGLTADTSGMEDLVRPPEQTVKMAVIVVATLPILLVYPFLQKHFAKGALLGSIKG; the protein is encoded by the coding sequence ATGGTGCAAGACAAAACATTCGGAAGCCGCCTCTTCGACGCGGTCAACTATACGCTGCTCGCGCTCGTGGCGCTCGTGACGATTTTGCCTTTCATTCACGTCATCGCCGGATCGTTCACGACGGCAGGGGAGCTGGCGCAAAAGCAATTTGTCCTAATTCCTACGATCTGGTCGCTCAACGCGTATAAGTTCATTTTTTCGACGAACACGCTGTTTAAGGCGCTCGGCGTCTCGATCGGCGTCACCGCTTTGGGTACGCTGTTCAGCATGTTCCTCACGGCGCTTATGGCGTACGGATTGTCCCGCCGCGATTTGGACGGGCGCAACGCCATCATGTTTTTGGTCGTCTTCACGATGCTGTTCAGCGGCGGCATGATCCCGACGTTCCTCGTCGTCAAGTCGATGGGGCTCATCGATACGTATGCCGCGCTCGTCATCCCTACGGCAATCAACGCGTTTAACTTGATCATTATGCGCAACTTCTTCCAGAACTTGCCGGAAGGCTTGGAAGAGTCGGCGAAAATCGACGGCTGCGGCGACTGGGGCATCCTGTTCCGCATCGTCATTCCGCTGTCGATGCCGGCGATCGCAACGATCTCGTTGTTTTACGCGGTCACATATTGGAATACGTATTTGCAAGCGATTCTGTATTTGAACGACGCGGCGAAATGGCCGATTCAAGTCATTCTGCGGCAGATCGTCATTTTGGCGAGCGGCTTGACTGCGGATACGTCCGGCATGGAGGATCTCGTCCGGCCGCCGGAGCAGACGGTAAAGATGGCGGTCATCGTCGTGGCGACGCTGCCGATCCTGCTCGTCTATCCGTTCCTGCAAAAGCATTTCGCCAAAGGCGCGCTGCTCGGTTCGATCAAAGGGTAA
- a CDS encoding family 43 glycosylhydrolase encodes MNRLQQPALFAPIIGGNYADPSVVRAGDDYYMTHSSYKLTPGLVIWHSRDLLHWTPVSAALTDYLGDVWAPDFVEHEGTYYIYFPANRSNWVVTAPHPTGPWSRPIDLGIKGIDPGHAVGPDGQRYLHLSGGYIVPLAADGLSVAGEPRHVYDGWRYPDDWVVEAYSLEGPKVTYRDGYYYLTVAVGGTAGPPTSHMAVSSRSRTPWGPWEHSPYNPIVHTVSAEERWWSKGHGSLVEGPDGRWWIVYHAYLNGFHTLGRHTLIEPIEWTEDGWFRTAGVEPIERPIGPPFVDDFAGETLGLHWQREGGKREERFRAADGALVAEGGEGGSPLLYMPAHERYEIEVDVETEGEAEGRVLLYYNDAAYFGMGVSGSGVRHFRSFKNYAAVPGGGGKASIRIRNDRHIVSFYYRFEGEPWRKYDKVIDASGFHHNTFGGFLSLRAALDAVDGRATFRRFAYTALDN; translated from the coding sequence ATGAATCGTTTGCAGCAGCCTGCTTTGTTCGCCCCTATTATCGGCGGCAACTACGCCGATCCGTCCGTCGTGCGCGCGGGCGACGATTATTACATGACGCACTCGTCGTATAAACTGACGCCGGGGCTCGTCATATGGCATTCGCGCGATTTGCTGCACTGGACGCCGGTGTCGGCGGCGCTGACGGACTATCTCGGCGACGTCTGGGCGCCCGACTTCGTCGAGCATGAGGGAACGTATTACATTTACTTCCCGGCGAATCGGTCGAATTGGGTCGTGACGGCGCCCCATCCGACCGGGCCGTGGAGCCGTCCGATCGACCTCGGCATTAAGGGCATCGATCCCGGCCACGCGGTCGGTCCGGACGGGCAGCGGTATTTGCACCTGTCGGGCGGGTACATCGTGCCGCTCGCCGCCGACGGCTTGTCGGTCGCGGGCGAGCCGCGGCATGTGTACGACGGCTGGCGATACCCGGACGACTGGGTCGTCGAGGCGTACAGCTTGGAAGGCCCGAAGGTGACGTACCGGGACGGGTATTATTATTTGACCGTCGCGGTCGGCGGCACCGCCGGCCCGCCAACGAGCCATATGGCGGTATCCTCGCGGTCGCGCACGCCTTGGGGACCGTGGGAGCACTCCCCGTACAATCCGATCGTGCATACGGTTTCCGCCGAGGAGCGCTGGTGGTCGAAGGGACACGGCTCGCTCGTCGAAGGGCCGGACGGGCGTTGGTGGATCGTGTACCACGCCTATCTGAACGGCTTCCATACGCTCGGGCGCCATACGTTGATCGAACCGATCGAATGGACGGAAGACGGATGGTTTCGCACGGCCGGCGTCGAGCCGATCGAGCGGCCGATCGGGCCGCCGTTCGTCGACGACTTCGCGGGGGAGACGCTCGGGCTGCATTGGCAGCGCGAAGGCGGGAAGCGCGAGGAGCGGTTTCGCGCCGCGGACGGCGCACTCGTCGCGGAGGGCGGCGAGGGCGGTTCGCCGCTGCTGTATATGCCGGCGCACGAGCGGTACGAGATCGAGGTCGACGTCGAGACGGAGGGCGAAGCCGAGGGCCGGGTGCTGCTGTACTACAACGACGCCGCCTATTTCGGCATGGGCGTGAGCGGGAGCGGCGTTCGGCATTTCCGCTCGTTCAAAAACTACGCGGCCGTTCCGGGCGGCGGAGGCAAGGCGAGCATTCGCATCCGCAACGACCGCCATATCGTCTCTTTTTATTACCGGTTCGAAGGCGAGCCTTGGCGGAAGTACGACAAGGTGATCGACGCCTCGGGCTTTCACCATAACACGTTCGGCGGATTTTTAAGCTTGCGCGCCGCGCTGGACGCGGTGGACGGGCGGGCGACGTTTCGCCGCTTCGCGTACACAGCATTGGACAACTAA
- a CDS encoding glycoside hydrolase family 28 protein: protein MSRHDIMAYGAVGDGTTDNSEAIAKAFAACREAGGGTVFVPAGVWLTGPIELASRTTLELEAGATLKFTDRFEAYPPTFTRWSGYECYGHRPLLYGKDLERVAIKGEGVIDGQGEAWWNAYRRLKNGETEGISPFREELIERNRHLYETADSTFAEWKTQFLRPALLQLIDCKHVLLEGVTLQNSPFWNTHLVYCDQVKIRGVTFYNPADTPNGDGLDIDSCTHVTVSDCHFDVGDDCLCLKSGINEDGRRVGRPTEHVTVANCIMLRGHGGVVMGSETSGDIRGVVVTNCMFLGTDRGIRIKTNRARGGGVKDVMISNVFMKDVLCPIAINSFYRYGVNTNDPLMTTPEAVPVTERTPVIRGITISDVTAKNAKAAAAFIYGLPEMPIDDLTLRNVTIEMTEDPNEEGGEPDMVREHLVMAGEGMYCKHVRHLTLRDVRIETRQGPAVRLEDVEGERIEAVTMRRRAGADAVVRGGAAAQI, encoded by the coding sequence ATGAGCAGGCATGACATTATGGCATATGGCGCAGTAGGGGACGGGACGACGGACAATTCGGAGGCGATCGCGAAAGCGTTCGCGGCGTGCCGCGAGGCGGGCGGCGGGACGGTATTCGTGCCGGCGGGCGTCTGGCTGACCGGGCCGATCGAGCTCGCGAGCCGGACGACGCTGGAGCTCGAAGCCGGCGCGACGCTGAAGTTTACGGACCGGTTCGAGGCGTACCCGCCGACGTTCACCCGGTGGTCGGGCTACGAATGCTACGGGCACCGGCCGCTGCTGTACGGGAAAGATTTGGAGCGGGTCGCGATCAAAGGGGAAGGCGTGATCGACGGCCAAGGGGAAGCGTGGTGGAACGCGTACCGCCGTCTGAAGAACGGGGAAACCGAAGGCATCTCGCCGTTCCGGGAGGAGCTGATCGAACGAAACCGTCATCTGTACGAGACGGCGGACAGCACGTTCGCCGAATGGAAGACGCAGTTTTTGCGTCCGGCGCTGCTGCAGCTGATCGACTGCAAGCATGTGCTGCTCGAAGGCGTGACGCTGCAAAACTCCCCGTTCTGGAATACGCATCTGGTGTATTGCGACCAAGTGAAAATTCGCGGCGTTACGTTTTACAATCCGGCGGACACGCCGAACGGCGACGGGCTCGACATCGATTCGTGCACGCATGTGACGGTGTCCGACTGCCATTTCGACGTGGGCGACGACTGCCTTTGCCTGAAATCCGGCATTAACGAGGACGGGCGGCGCGTCGGCCGGCCGACGGAGCATGTGACCGTGGCGAACTGCATCATGCTGCGCGGACACGGCGGCGTCGTCATGGGCAGCGAGACGAGCGGCGATATCCGCGGCGTCGTCGTAACGAACTGCATGTTTCTCGGCACCGACCGCGGCATCCGGATCAAGACGAACCGGGCGCGGGGCGGCGGCGTGAAGGACGTTATGATCAGCAACGTGTTCATGAAGGACGTCCTATGCCCGATCGCGATCAATTCGTTCTACCGGTATGGAGTGAATACGAACGATCCGCTCATGACGACGCCGGAAGCGGTGCCGGTGACCGAGCGGACCCCGGTGATCCGCGGCATTACGATCAGCGACGTGACGGCGAAGAACGCGAAGGCCGCGGCGGCGTTCATTTACGGCCTGCCGGAGATGCCGATCGACGATTTGACGCTTCGCAACGTGACGATCGAAATGACGGAAGATCCGAACGAAGAAGGCGGCGAGCCGGACATGGTGCGGGAGCATCTCGTCATGGCGGGCGAAGGGATGTACTGCAAGCATGTGCGCCATTTGACGCTCCGCGACGTCCGCATCGAGACGCGGCAAGGGCCCGCGGTGCGGCTGGAAGACGTCGAAGGGGAACGGATCGAAGCGGTGACGATGCGGCGCCGCGCAGGGGCGGACGCCGTCGTCCGGGGCGGGGCGGCAGCGCAGATCTGA
- a CDS encoding SprT family protein, whose amino-acid sequence MTDEQLQQWVERVSLEAFGWPFLHKATFNARLRTTGGRYLLRSHNIEINRKQYETYGAEETESIIKHELCHYHLHLQRRGYKHQDADFKQLLAKVGGSRYCQALPGAMRRLPIRYVLRCVDCAMQYPRKRKVEAKRYRCGKCRGKLQLLHLD is encoded by the coding sequence ATGACGGACGAGCAGCTGCAGCAGTGGGTGGAGCGCGTTTCGCTCGAAGCGTTCGGATGGCCGTTCTTGCACAAGGCGACGTTCAACGCGCGGCTGCGGACGACGGGGGGCAGATACTTGCTGCGCTCGCATAATATTGAAATCAATCGAAAACAATACGAAACGTACGGCGCCGAAGAAACGGAGAGCATTATCAAGCACGAGCTCTGCCATTATCATCTGCATTTGCAGCGGCGAGGCTACAAGCATCAAGACGCCGACTTCAAGCAGCTGCTGGCCAAGGTCGGGGGCTCGCGCTACTGTCAAGCGCTGCCGGGGGCGATGCGCCGCCTGCCGATCCGGTACGTGCTGCGCTGCGTCGACTGCGCCATGCAGTATCCGCGCAAGCGGAAGGTCGAAGCGAAGCGGTATCGGTGCGGGAAATGCAGGGGGAAGTTACAACTTCTTCACCTTGACTAG